In Companilactobacillus allii, one genomic interval encodes:
- a CDS encoding DUF1634 domain-containing protein yields MADKTNKSKQSMHEETRQVELVIGKILRVGVITSAIVILIGIAMYFMNGGGGYDNGFPKRFASIFSGIAAGKSYAVIMLGVFLLILTPVLRVVVSIYAFYKENDKLYVIITTIVLIILVFAMMLGYRS; encoded by the coding sequence ATGGCTGACAAAACAAATAAAAGCAAACAAAGTATGCATGAAGAAACAAGACAAGTTGAGTTGGTTATTGGTAAGATTCTACGTGTCGGCGTTATAACGTCTGCAATTGTTATATTGATAGGAATCGCTATGTACTTTATGAATGGCGGTGGCGGATATGATAATGGCTTCCCTAAGAGATTTGCATCAATTTTTTCTGGAATAGCTGCTGGTAAATCATATGCGGTTATTATGCTAGGAGTTTTCCTATTGATACTTACACCAGTACTTCGTGTTGTTGTATCTATCTATGCGTTTTATAAAGAGAATGATAAGTTGTATGTGATCATTACCACCATAGTTTTAATAATTCTAGTATTTGCTATGATGTTAGGATATAGAAGTTAA
- a CDS encoding MFS transporter, protein MRAQRIWLLILNITFNMVMGFILPVNTIFIHKNLHESLTTAGLALMIYSAFMMVGNAIGGVTFDRFSRRGTLYAGYIIAVGSLLGMSIHHVWPTYAIMLVILGFGMGLSYTAINAYTAFIAEQMSGDSRVIFNNMYLAANIGIAIGSTAVGFIFKLSIFLTFFIPVLLFVLCIVILIFRGNLLDQENEAELEKSATRTYITEEVDPRIKIGDSRFKINLIIICAAIFAVWLGYSQWDSNMSIYMLNKGFSTRQYGLVFTFNAASLLIIQPVMNRVVSKFFKLLKNQILLGTAIMGLSFLILPKAQTYLMFIISMLVLTIGESMVFPTIPALLSKMSTNKNRGTFQSFYSIFGSLGRALGPYAGSLVITMLSFSHLFIIITVMMLIFAFAMIGVKELE, encoded by the coding sequence ATGCGAGCTCAAAGAATTTGGTTATTAATTTTGAACATTACTTTTAATATGGTGATGGGATTTATATTGCCGGTGAATACAATTTTTATTCACAAAAACTTACATGAATCATTAACTACCGCTGGATTGGCTTTGATGATTTATTCAGCCTTTATGATGGTCGGTAATGCTATTGGTGGTGTGACGTTTGATCGTTTTTCAAGGCGTGGGACACTTTATGCGGGATACATTATTGCTGTAGGATCACTATTAGGCATGTCCATTCATCATGTGTGGCCGACTTATGCAATAATGCTTGTAATATTAGGCTTTGGTATGGGATTATCGTACACGGCGATTAATGCATATACAGCCTTTATTGCGGAGCAAATGTCAGGAGATAGTCGGGTTATTTTTAATAATATGTATTTAGCCGCAAATATTGGTATTGCTATTGGTTCAACTGCGGTAGGATTCATTTTTAAGCTTAGTATCTTTTTGACCTTCTTTATTCCAGTATTATTATTTGTGTTGTGTATTGTAATTTTGATTTTTAGAGGAAATTTGTTAGACCAAGAAAATGAGGCAGAATTAGAAAAGAGTGCCACTAGAACATATATTACTGAGGAAGTTGATCCAAGAATTAAAATCGGGGATTCCAGATTCAAAATTAATTTGATCATTATTTGTGCGGCTATTTTTGCAGTTTGGTTGGGATATTCTCAATGGGATAGCAATATGTCGATATACATGTTGAATAAAGGTTTCTCAACACGTCAATATGGACTTGTCTTCACGTTTAATGCTGCCTCATTACTGATTATTCAACCAGTGATGAATCGTGTCGTATCGAAGTTCTTTAAGCTTTTAAAGAATCAGATCCTGCTAGGAACAGCTATTATGGGCTTGTCATTTTTGATTTTACCTAAGGCACAAACTTATTTGATGTTTATTATCAGTATGTTGGTTCTAACTATTGGTGAATCAATGGTATTCCCAACCATTCCAGCTTTATTGAGTAAGATGTCGACTAATAAGAATCGTGGAACTTTCCAGAGCTTTTATAGTATTTTTGGTTCTTTAGGTAGAGCTTTAGGACCTTATGCGGGTAGTTTAGTGATTACTATGTTGTCATTTTCACATTTATTTATTATTATTACTGTGATGATGTTGATTTTTGCATTTGCTATGATTGGCGTTAAGGAATTAGAATAA
- a CDS encoding sulfite exporter TauE/SafE family protein, translated as MNSMMLLLVMGIAAGCLGAILGIGGGMIITPVLTVMMGMDIKYAIGASIISVIATSSGSTIAYLKDDMLNLRVAMFLEIATTVGAIMGALLVGVFSSTFLYVLFGFFLLYSTYNMIRKLMDKKGESIYTGDDKIVSKLNLASTYYDKAEQKQVDYSMKNVPGGFIMMWAAGLASGLLGIGSGAFKVIAMDTIMKMPLKPSSATSNLMMGVTAAASATVYFFNGSIKPDIAGPLAIGVLAGALIGARVMQVLKPRIIRMIFIPIILYMGVQMVLKGFGVNL; from the coding sequence ATGAATTCAATGATGCTACTATTGGTAATGGGGATAGCAGCAGGGTGTCTTGGTGCCATTTTGGGAATTGGTGGAGGAATGATCATTACTCCAGTTTTGACCGTTATGATGGGAATGGATATTAAATATGCCATTGGTGCTAGTATTATCTCTGTTATTGCCACGAGTTCTGGTTCTACTATTGCTTATTTGAAGGATGATATGTTGAACCTGCGTGTTGCGATGTTTCTTGAGATTGCAACGACTGTAGGAGCAATTATGGGGGCACTTTTAGTTGGGGTGTTCTCTAGTACTTTCTTATACGTTTTATTCGGATTCTTCCTATTATATTCAACATATAATATGATCCGTAAGTTAATGGACAAAAAAGGTGAGTCAATTTATACAGGCGATGATAAGATCGTTAGTAAATTAAATTTGGCTAGCACTTATTATGATAAAGCTGAGCAAAAACAAGTTGATTATTCAATGAAGAATGTTCCTGGTGGTTTTATCATGATGTGGGCTGCTGGTCTTGCTAGTGGATTGTTGGGTATTGGTAGTGGTGCTTTTAAAGTTATCGCTATGGATACCATCATGAAGATGCCACTCAAACCTTCTAGTGCAACAAGTAACCTTATGATGGGTGTTACAGCTGCTGCTAGTGCCACAGTTTATTTCTTTAATGGTTCGATAAAGCCTGATATAGCTGGACCACTTGCTATAGGTGTTTTAGCGGGTGCCTTAATAGGCGCACGTGTTATGCAAGTTTTGAAACCTAGAATTATAAGAATGATTTTTATTCCTATTATTTTATACATGGGAGTACAAATGGTCCTTAAAGGATTTGGGGTGAACCTATAA
- a CDS encoding alpha/beta hydrolase, with product MTIIIIVILLLLAVLISNALFLYLQKRGSNALNGSAPKIKRDSGLDERTDEFLKMDKEKWIIDSKFNGNKLVAWFTKNKNSKVTVILVHGFAVDHTSLDIHAQLFNHLGYNVLQIDNQASGQSAGKYMGYGYIESRDLLDWISEVNRRTDDKIVLFGASMGAATVMLTSGESLPDNVLAVIEDSGYTSAEDILSYHCKDRFHIRGLWLIKGASVISRIRAGFFYGQADCTKALEKCQLPVLFMHGKNDFTVPFEMEKKLSTCGNFDRMIYSSNGVHIRSYYIDSVKYQETVENFLSHYL from the coding sequence ATGACAATTATTATTATCGTTATATTGTTATTGCTAGCCGTTCTAATTTCGAACGCTCTTTTTTTATATCTACAAAAAAGAGGTTCCAACGCATTGAATGGTTCAGCACCAAAGATCAAACGTGATAGTGGTCTTGATGAGCGTACGGATGAATTTTTGAAAATGGATAAAGAAAAATGGATTATTGATTCTAAGTTTAATGGGAATAAACTAGTCGCATGGTTCACTAAGAATAAAAATTCTAAAGTAACGGTCATATTGGTTCATGGTTTTGCAGTGGATCATACTTCACTAGATATACATGCTCAGTTATTTAATCATCTAGGATACAATGTTTTGCAGATAGATAATCAAGCCTCTGGTCAAAGCGCTGGTAAATACATGGGGTATGGTTATATAGAAAGTCGTGACTTATTAGATTGGATCAGTGAAGTAAATCGGAGAACGGATGATAAAATCGTATTGTTTGGAGCTTCTATGGGTGCGGCAACAGTTATGTTGACATCTGGTGAGAGTTTACCTGATAATGTGTTAGCAGTGATCGAGGATTCAGGATATACTAGTGCGGAAGATATTCTCAGCTATCATTGTAAGGATCGTTTCCATATCAGAGGTTTGTGGCTGATCAAGGGAGCATCTGTGATATCGAGAATTCGTGCTGGATTTTTTTATGGTCAGGCCGATTGTACTAAGGCATTAGAGAAATGCCAATTACCAGTATTATTTATGCATGGGAAAAATGATTTTACGGTTCCATTTGAAATGGAGAAAAAGTTATCCACCTGTGGAAACTTTGACAGAATGATTTATTCTAGTAACGGAGTTCATATCCGAAGCTATTATATAGATTCTGTTAAATATCAAGAAACTGTGGAAAACTTTTTGAGCCATTATCTTTAG
- a CDS encoding helix-turn-helix domain-containing protein, with translation MATLDSFTDLFLSKSEIEKIQLFNKIKLIRTNQLASADLIGTYRNRNIVVKDINLRKAAYQMNKSYGSVYNTFLGIQEDFNDILGKKDYSVEEMFNETRDGYHAYLTTRSDGYLFLDAIVKSKETSFKQFYTDLNSSKATVLRHLKPVRGYLKRFGVRIAYEPMRFVGDEEAIRLAIAALYWNATRGYIWPFEDFTKETAYRVVDIALDKYRMKPTNQITKLFYAFVVMSHLYRIIDGNHMQNMDALNVINYPFPNIFEGASEMLEGDGGSEKIKELKRAIKEDVSYEEQMFQSADFYILLMCVPTTFEVSDEYLQSVSKQLVRYNPLFANFIDDFLELIPIDVEQTISDMALSHKEFLRYKYNLTTCIIGVLALDRNYIEILNLYSGFGDAISKINDENLESKIGSTVQHLMLRDKYSSLKGKSKPISEAIYAIAYRFFSLYNKDIQVKIYLELESFFLVYSDLSVTLQSLPYTKIVSDPKDADIIVTANSDDLPADEMNDDICIYHWMYNGVDGQMGGLLNLIYKIWTEEKVTQNPKL, from the coding sequence GTGGCGACATTGGATAGTTTTACTGACTTATTTTTATCTAAATCGGAAATAGAAAAGATTCAATTATTCAACAAAATCAAACTTATTAGAACCAATCAATTGGCTAGTGCTGATTTAATTGGTACATATCGTAACCGCAATATTGTTGTCAAAGATATTAATCTTCGTAAGGCTGCTTATCAAATGAATAAGAGCTATGGAAGTGTTTACAATACCTTTTTAGGTATTCAAGAAGACTTCAATGATATTTTGGGGAAGAAAGATTATTCTGTTGAAGAAATGTTCAACGAAACACGTGATGGCTATCACGCATATTTAACTACAAGATCAGATGGTTATTTATTCTTAGATGCCATTGTTAAGAGTAAGGAAACATCATTTAAGCAATTTTATACTGACCTAAATAGTAGTAAGGCAACAGTACTGCGTCACTTGAAGCCAGTTCGTGGATATTTGAAGCGTTTTGGAGTTCGTATTGCATATGAACCAATGCGCTTTGTCGGCGATGAGGAAGCGATTCGTTTGGCTATTGCCGCTTTATACTGGAACGCTACAAGAGGTTACATATGGCCATTTGAGGACTTTACAAAGGAAACTGCTTACAGGGTAGTCGATATTGCTCTTGATAAATATCGTATGAAGCCTACTAATCAAATTACTAAGCTTTTTTATGCATTTGTAGTTATGTCTCATCTATATAGGATCATTGATGGAAACCATATGCAGAATATGGATGCTTTAAACGTTATTAATTATCCTTTCCCTAACATTTTTGAGGGTGCCAGTGAGATGTTAGAAGGTGACGGCGGTAGTGAGAAGATCAAAGAATTGAAACGTGCAATAAAAGAAGATGTTAGTTATGAGGAGCAAATGTTCCAATCAGCTGACTTCTATATTCTTTTGATGTGTGTTCCGACTACATTTGAGGTCTCAGATGAATATTTGCAGTCTGTATCCAAGCAACTTGTAAGATATAATCCATTGTTCGCCAACTTTATTGACGACTTTTTGGAACTTATTCCTATCGATGTAGAACAAACTATCTCAGATATGGCATTGTCCCACAAAGAATTTTTGCGTTATAAATATAATTTAACGACATGTATTATTGGCGTATTGGCACTAGATCGCAATTATATTGAGATACTTAATTTGTACTCTGGATTTGGTGATGCAATTAGTAAAATCAATGATGAGAATCTAGAAAGTAAAATTGGCTCAACTGTTCAACATTTAATGCTTCGTGATAAATATAGTTCTCTAAAAGGTAAATCCAAGCCTATTTCTGAAGCAATTTATGCGATAGCTTATAGATTCTTCTCACTATATAATAAAGATATTCAGGTCAAAATTTATCTAGAACTTGAATCATTCTTCCTAGTGTACTCAGACCTTTCAGTTACACTCCAATCATTACCATATACAAAGATCGTCAGTGATCCTAAAGATGCTGACATCATTGTTACAGCAAATAGTGACGATTTACCTGCTGACGAAATGAACGATGATATCTGTATATATCATTGGATGTATAACGGTGTCGATGGACAAATGGGTGGACTACTAAATCTTATTTATAAGATCTGGACTGAAGAGAAAGTTACTCAAAATCCAAAGCTTTAA
- a CDS encoding sce7725 family protein, with amino-acid sequence MIYYPYLRGRMYDLLALKALCENEQLGKKIVPIIEPVRDSKELQQTVQVLIDSTQPFGIIANPQVSLYGLNGEAKLYPLPKLSNLSFFHPSAILAPDFSSDFLQTNNDQESLLIAKNYQLLKAYENTRVLKHVSGVLIPEEARLHGLVSDKAISLTDPLAFVEHVADYNNLVDEYFEPASWWGQVDNYNGFGDYSMVGSHYFDKGMPSRAIAIHIIYVTKDGSLRIHHFVSDSNETMGGQKVKFFQALHKLSDWVPTHLNGINDTPALQELMAYQAKDKFPGLGNIKKLSLMHHLQLMHRLLDIK; translated from the coding sequence ATGATTTATTATCCTTATTTACGTGGAAGAATGTATGATCTGTTGGCTCTTAAAGCCTTATGTGAGAATGAACAATTAGGAAAAAAGATAGTTCCAATAATAGAACCAGTCCGTGATTCAAAAGAATTGCAACAAACCGTACAAGTACTGATCGATTCTACTCAGCCTTTTGGTATAATTGCTAATCCACAAGTTAGTTTGTATGGATTAAATGGAGAAGCCAAGTTATATCCACTACCTAAGCTATCTAACTTGTCATTTTTCCACCCTAGTGCGATATTAGCACCGGATTTTAGTAGCGATTTTTTGCAAACGAATAATGACCAAGAGAGTCTATTGATTGCTAAAAATTATCAGCTATTAAAAGCTTATGAGAATACTAGAGTTTTGAAACACGTTAGTGGAGTGCTTATTCCAGAAGAGGCAAGGTTACATGGTTTAGTTAGTGATAAGGCGATTTCTTTGACTGATCCGTTAGCGTTTGTTGAGCATGTGGCTGATTATAATAATCTTGTTGATGAATACTTTGAACCAGCCAGTTGGTGGGGACAAGTTGATAATTACAATGGATTTGGCGACTATTCAATGGTTGGGAGTCACTACTTTGATAAAGGGATGCCGTCTCGTGCTATTGCTATACACATTATTTATGTTACCAAGGATGGAAGTCTTAGGATACATCACTTCGTTTCAGATAGTAATGAAACTATGGGCGGGCAAAAGGTCAAGTTCTTTCAAGCTCTGCATAAATTGAGTGATTGGGTACCAACTCATTTAAATGGCATAAATGATACACCAGCATTGCAAGAATTAATGGCGTATCAAGCAAAGGATAAGTTCCCTGGGTTAGGAAATATAAAAAAGTTATCATTGATGCATCATTTGCAGCTGATGCATAGATTGTTGGATATAAAATAA